The following proteins come from a genomic window of Thiothrix winogradskyi:
- a CDS encoding response regulator transcription factor yields MPRREILLVDDDVVLHALLQEYLTEHHYRIHTLLNGEEIDSFCQNSQPDLILLDIMLPGKDGLYWLEWIKKHHPHLPVMLLSAKKSADERLAGLEVGADDYLTKPFHPKELLIRLQKIIRNPAPPNNLIAIGDNRFDPLHEKLERDGTVIKLTTQENRLLEFFCQNAGQVLTRDAISHAMSGNEHLPLNRSIDMTINRLRKKLGDDAHDPQHLRTIWRKGYRLLINA; encoded by the coding sequence ATGCCTCGCCGGGAGATTCTGCTAGTCGATGATGACGTGGTATTACATGCACTGTTACAAGAATATTTAACGGAACATCACTACCGCATTCATACTTTATTGAATGGCGAAGAAATAGATAGCTTTTGCCAAAACTCTCAACCGGATTTGATTTTGCTCGACATTATGTTACCTGGCAAAGATGGGCTATATTGGCTTGAATGGATAAAAAAACACCACCCGCACTTGCCAGTGATGTTATTGTCTGCAAAGAAATCAGCCGATGAGCGTTTGGCAGGGCTAGAGGTCGGTGCGGATGACTACCTCACCAAGCCATTTCATCCTAAAGAATTGCTTATCCGTCTCCAGAAAATTATCCGTAACCCTGCCCCCCCCAATAACCTCATAGCCATTGGTGACAACCGGTTTGACCCCCTGCACGAGAAGTTAGAGCGGGATGGCACGGTTATTAAACTCACCACGCAAGAAAACCGTTTATTAGAATTTTTTTGCCAAAATGCCGGGCAAGTGTTAACCCGCGACGCAATCTCCCACGCAATGAGCGGCAATGAACACCTGCCCCTCAATCGCAGCATCGACATGACCATCAACCGTTTACGCAAAAAACTGGGGGATGATGCCCATGACCCACAACACCTGCGCACCATTTGGCGCAAAGGTTATCGCCTGCTCATCAACGCATGA